In Clostridium sp. DL-VIII, the following proteins share a genomic window:
- a CDS encoding radical SAM protein, producing the protein MKVVDKIKRYSKEVFVKKTVDILEKDPEKNVDKIFGLIKHTISDPSEIEQVDTVYDLYKNNEAIYKLIQNILTTTNKNCLNKFFTNFFANAVWFGGKKREEYLKNDDTMVPFTILISPSMRCTLKCSGCYAAKYSKKDDIPFEELDRIIGEARDLGVYYIIILGGEPFINNYMLDIYEKYPDVMFSPFTNGQLITSEIADRLQKLGNVIPMFSLEGFEKETDARRGKGVFQGVMKAMDLFKERGMLFGVSSATSRANIDTVTSDEFIDMLIEKGAKIGWYFIYMPVGESPNVDLMLTPKQRIELGEKVRNIRLTKPYFAADFFNDAPFVGGCIAGRYYCHINSKEEVEPCVFAHFSTYNVKNKPLVDAFKTDFFKTLRKSQPYNKNMLMPCMMIDNPKVVRNIVKKVGAYATDPSAEKMVNDSEFMDELDKLASDFKPEAEKAWKEVFNEKGSESIY; encoded by the coding sequence ATGAAAGTAGTAGATAAAATTAAAAGATATTCAAAGGAAGTATTTGTAAAGAAAACTGTGGATATATTGGAAAAGGATCCGGAAAAAAATGTTGATAAAATTTTTGGACTTATAAAACATACAATTTCTGACCCTTCTGAAATTGAGCAAGTAGATACTGTATATGATTTGTATAAAAATAATGAGGCTATATATAAACTGATTCAAAATATATTGACTACAACAAATAAGAATTGCCTTAATAAGTTTTTTACAAACTTTTTTGCCAATGCTGTGTGGTTTGGTGGTAAAAAGAGAGAGGAATATTTAAAGAATGACGACACAATGGTTCCATTCACAATATTAATAAGCCCTTCTATGAGATGCACATTAAAGTGTTCAGGATGCTATGCTGCAAAATATAGCAAGAAAGATGACATTCCATTTGAAGAATTAGACAGAATTATAGGAGAAGCTAGAGACTTAGGAGTTTATTATATAATCATACTAGGTGGAGAACCATTCATTAATAATTATATGCTTGATATATATGAAAAGTATCCTGATGTTATGTTTTCTCCTTTTACAAATGGACAACTTATAACATCAGAAATAGCAGATAGATTACAAAAGCTCGGTAATGTCATTCCTATGTTTTCTTTAGAAGGCTTTGAAAAAGAAACAGATGCAAGAAGGGGAAAAGGTGTATTTCAAGGTGTAATGAAGGCTATGGATTTATTTAAAGAAAGGGGAATGTTGTTTGGAGTTTCTTCTGCAACTTCCAGAGCAAACATAGATACAGTTACATCAGATGAATTTATAGACATGCTTATTGAAAAGGGAGCCAAAATTGGCTGGTACTTCATTTACATGCCTGTCGGTGAATCTCCAAATGTAGATTTAATGCTTACACCTAAGCAAAGAATTGAATTAGGTGAAAAAGTTAGAAATATAAGGCTTACAAAGCCATATTTTGCAGCGGATTTCTTTAATGATGCTCCTTTTGTTGGCGGCTGTATAGCTGGAAGATATTATTGCCATATAAATTCTAAAGAGGAAGTAGAACCTTGTGTATTTGCTCATTTTTCAACTTATAATGTGAAAAATAAACCTCTTGTTGATGCCTTTAAAACAGATTTCTTTAAAACACTTAGAAAAAGCCAGCCTTATAACAAAAACATGCTTATGCCTTGCATGATGATCGACAATCCAAAGGTTGTAAGAAACATTGTTAAAAAAGTTGGAGCTTATGCAACAGATCCAAGTGCTGAAAAAATGGTAAATGATTCTGAATTCATGGACGAGCTAGATAAATTGGCTTCTGATTTTAAGCCAGAAGCTGAAAAAGCATGGAAAGAAGTGTTTAATGAAAAAGGTAGTGAAAGCATTTATTAA
- a CDS encoding MFS transporter, whose protein sequence is MENVKNRNKWSILIIVLMFTFMSALDGSIVNVALPKMAMALNVTTSSIQLVATSYLIVIAGTVLIFGRLGDMFGKSKMFIFGLGLFTLGSLLCGITSSFPILILARVVQSIGAAGTMANNQGIITETFPPSERGKALGFLGTSIALGSLIGPGLGGLIAGAASWEYIFLINVPIGVIALFCAIKLLPKENKAAKGKLDILGAVLFVFAIVPLFGALYEGINIGFEDPMILLSFAIAIISFIIFIFVEKKKEDPLLQLNIFSNKLFSLSIFCAFITFVGIFCNNIILPFYLQDVMNYTPEHTGLIMMVDPLLLTVVAPFSGSLSDKIGSEVLTFIGLILISLGLVLMATLNIDSNLLITIVFIGIMSIGLGLFQSPNNSLIMSTVPKDKLGIAGSVNALVRNLGMVCGIALATTLLYSMMSSAIGQRVTDFVVGRSDAFIYGMRTVYIAAAVISLIGAVLTFLRLRSKKLKSSNMYLKHQFKA, encoded by the coding sequence ATGGAAAATGTAAAAAATAGAAACAAATGGTCCATACTTATAATAGTTTTAATGTTTACATTTATGTCTGCCTTAGATGGTAGTATTGTAAATGTGGCATTACCTAAAATGGCTATGGCTTTAAATGTAACAACATCTAGTATACAATTAGTTGCAACAAGTTATTTAATAGTCATCGCGGGAACGGTATTGATTTTTGGAAGACTTGGAGATATGTTTGGAAAGTCCAAGATGTTCATATTTGGGTTGGGGTTATTTACCCTCGGTTCTTTGCTATGTGGTATAACAAGCTCTTTTCCAATACTTATTCTAGCAAGAGTAGTACAATCCATAGGTGCTGCTGGAACTATGGCTAATAATCAAGGTATTATTACAGAAACATTCCCCCCAAGTGAAAGGGGAAAAGCTCTTGGATTTCTAGGTACTTCTATAGCTTTAGGCTCTCTAATAGGACCAGGACTTGGAGGACTAATAGCAGGTGCGGCTAGTTGGGAGTATATATTTTTAATAAATGTACCTATTGGAGTAATAGCATTGTTTTGCGCTATTAAATTGCTGCCAAAAGAAAATAAAGCAGCTAAGGGCAAATTAGATATTTTAGGGGCTGTATTATTTGTGTTTGCAATAGTTCCGCTTTTTGGGGCTTTATATGAAGGGATAAACATTGGCTTTGAAGATCCAATGATTTTATTGAGCTTTGCCATTGCGATTATCTCATTTATAATATTTATTTTTGTGGAAAAGAAAAAAGAAGATCCTCTATTACAATTGAATATATTTAGTAATAAGTTATTTTCTTTAAGTATATTTTGTGCATTCATAACCTTTGTTGGAATATTCTGCAACAATATCATTCTTCCATTTTATCTTCAGGATGTAATGAATTATACACCAGAACATACTGGATTAATAATGATGGTTGATCCTTTGCTTTTAACAGTGGTAGCTCCTTTTAGTGGAAGTTTATCAGATAAGATTGGTTCAGAAGTTTTAACATTCATAGGCTTAATTCTCATAAGCTTAGGATTAGTATTAATGGCTACATTAAATATTGACTCAAATTTATTAATTACAATAGTATTTATTGGAATCATGTCTATAGGTCTGGGATTATTTCAATCGCCTAATAATTCTTTGATAATGTCAACAGTACCAAAAGATAAACTTGGAATTGCAGGAAGTGTAAATGCTCTTGTAAGAAACTTAGGAATGGTATGTGGAATAGCTTTAGCTACAACACTTTTGTATAGTATGATGAGTTCAGCAATTGGACAGCGTGTTACTGATTTTGTAGTAGGAAGAAGTGATGCTTTTATATATGGTATGAGAACTGTATATATAGCGGCAGCGGTAATAAGTTTAATTGGAGCTGTCTTGACTTTTTTAAGATTAAGAAGTAAAAAGCTAAAAAGCTCTAATATGTATTTAAAACACCAGTTTAAAGCTTAA
- a CDS encoding DUF4489 domain-containing protein, whose protein sequence is MNNDCDTCKKVKENPPAILKCSSPNSSVITTVPVGIPTPFTVATRALNKCGLSNSKVLLEFASNIIINEAFTGTIIFQVYKTCNNQVGPIPIGPAWVFSATITETLPSVTETFSFFVCDSNCCNDECCIYTVVATITATVVPTAININNATLSAIVSG, encoded by the coding sequence ATGAATAATGATTGTGATACTTGCAAAAAAGTAAAGGAAAATCCGCCAGCTATTTTAAAATGTAGTAGTCCTAATTCAAGTGTAATTACTACAGTTCCAGTTGGCATCCCAACTCCTTTCACAGTAGCTACTCGTGCTTTAAATAAATGTGGACTAAGTAATTCAAAGGTTTTACTTGAGTTTGCAAGCAATATTATAATTAATGAGGCTTTTACTGGAACTATAATTTTTCAAGTTTATAAAACTTGCAATAATCAAGTTGGCCCAATACCTATCGGACCTGCTTGGGTATTTTCGGCAACAATAACGGAAACTTTGCCAAGTGTAACTGAAACATTCTCATTCTTTGTCTGCGATAGTAATTGCTGTAATGATGAGTGCTGCATATATACAGTGGTCGCAACTATAACTGCAACTGTTGTGCCTACTGCTATTAATATTAATAATGCCACACTATCTGCAATTGTTTCTGGTTAA
- a CDS encoding MarR family winged helix-turn-helix transcriptional regulator translates to MDVESMNLIMVTSKIFRYKQMYLEKTLKKYGLSSGSSPYLFNLERNEGISQNGLSKELDNDKAMSARTIARLIGLGYVHREQDEKDSRSYKLYLTDKAKKVLPKIHEELQTLMNSITEDVSEAEMLITMQSLRKILVNIRRLKEFED, encoded by the coding sequence ATGGATGTTGAAAGCATGAACCTCATAATGGTTACAAGTAAAATTTTCAGATATAAGCAAATGTATTTAGAGAAGACTTTAAAAAAATATGGATTAAGCAGTGGTTCCAGCCCATATTTGTTTAATCTTGAACGAAATGAAGGTATAAGCCAAAACGGTTTAAGTAAAGAACTTGACAATGACAAGGCAATGTCTGCAAGAACAATTGCAAGATTAATAGGTCTTGGTTACGTTCATAGAGAACAAGATGAAAAAGATAGCAGATCTTATAAATTATATTTAACAGACAAAGCAAAAAAAGTATTGCCCAAAATTCATGAAGAGCTTCAAACGTTGATGAATTCAATAACAGAAGATGTATCAGAAGCAGAAATGCTGATTACAATGCAGTCTTTAAGGAAAATTCTAGTCAATATTCGAAGATTAAAGGAATTTGAAGATTAA
- a CDS encoding extracellular solute-binding protein — MLKRSTKLLALGLIVTSMFTTTLIGCGAKKATQVDAAANVTARPTKEAVQKEGKLISYGMPKEWADYEEIFKTVEGNYGITHEDTDMTSAEELSKFKAEKDNPVADIGDVGMTFGNVAKAQGIVQPYKNEHWDDVPDWAKDKDGYWTGAYTGTIAFLVNKKLVKDIPHSFKDLLNTEYKNCVVVGDVEKAAQSQNAILAAALANGGDEKNIQPGIDYFKKLKEMGNLKDIDNKVSNFQKGEVPIGILWDFNALSYRKTINQMDDYEVVVPTDGTVISAYVSVINQYAPHPNAAKAFQDFLFSDEGQIDLAKGFARPIRKVTLPDDVKKQLLPDDVYKSAKSISDYDAWDKASEEIPDLWKQNVLAQ; from the coding sequence ATGTTAAAAAGATCGACAAAACTATTGGCATTAGGATTAATTGTTACATCAATGTTTACTACTACACTTATAGGCTGTGGAGCTAAAAAAGCTACACAGGTAGATGCTGCAGCAAATGTTACTGCAAGACCTACAAAGGAAGCTGTACAAAAAGAAGGGAAACTTATTTCTTATGGTATGCCAAAGGAATGGGCAGACTATGAGGAAATTTTCAAAACTGTGGAAGGAAACTATGGAATAACTCACGAAGATACTGATATGACAAGTGCAGAAGAGCTTTCAAAATTCAAAGCTGAAAAAGATAATCCTGTAGCAGATATAGGAGATGTAGGAATGACCTTTGGAAATGTTGCTAAAGCTCAAGGAATAGTACAACCTTATAAGAACGAACACTGGGATGATGTTCCAGACTGGGCTAAAGATAAAGATGGATATTGGACAGGTGCTTATACAGGAACTATAGCATTCCTTGTAAACAAAAAACTTGTAAAAGACATACCACACAGTTTTAAAGATCTTTTAAATACAGAATATAAAAACTGTGTAGTTGTAGGAGATGTAGAAAAAGCTGCACAATCTCAAAATGCTATACTTGCAGCAGCTCTTGCAAATGGCGGAGATGAAAAAAATATTCAACCTGGTATTGATTATTTTAAAAAGTTAAAAGAAATGGGTAATTTAAAGGATATAGATAATAAAGTAAGTAACTTTCAAAAAGGTGAAGTTCCTATAGGAATTCTTTGGGATTTTAATGCTTTAAGCTACAGAAAGACAATTAATCAAATGGATGACTATGAAGTTGTAGTTCCAACAGATGGTACTGTTATAAGTGCTTATGTATCCGTAATAAACCAATATGCTCCTCATCCAAATGCAGCTAAGGCTTTCCAAGATTTCTTATTTAGTGATGAAGGACAAATAGACTTAGCTAAAGGTTTTGCAAGACCTATTAGAAAAGTTACATTACCTGATGATGTTAAGAAACAATTATTGCCAGATGATGTTTACAAATCAGCTAAAAGTATAAGTGATTATGATGCTTGGGATAAAGCAAGCGAGGAGATACCTGACTTATGGAAGCAAAACGTATTAGCACAATAA
- a CDS encoding alkaline phosphatase family protein, whose amino-acid sequence MNKLIFVLLDGLTRKGAKDNMGYLWHMIEHKKAKYMNIKGELPSLSRPCYETIFTGTPVYEHGITSNDITCNSNLENIFSLARKNNLTTGAAAYHWVSELYNISPFDRVLHRQLHNEGLNIQHGIYYFDDSYPDTHLFLDGEYLRRTYDLDLLLIHPMGLDYVGHNYGSSSKEYEKKLVEMDCILANLIPIWLKDNYSIIITSDHGMSEAGNHGGNCDILRDLPLFVFDDTIDFKEEEFSQLIMAPLVCKILGINKSDFMKREFN is encoded by the coding sequence GTGAATAAACTAATATTTGTATTACTAGATGGGCTTACAAGAAAAGGTGCAAAGGATAATATGGGCTATTTATGGCACATGATTGAACATAAAAAAGCAAAATATATGAACATAAAAGGTGAACTTCCAAGTCTCTCAAGGCCATGCTATGAAACTATATTTACGGGAACCCCTGTTTATGAGCATGGAATAACCTCCAATGATATTACATGCAATTCAAATTTAGAGAATATCTTTTCTCTAGCTAGAAAAAATAATTTAACGACAGGAGCAGCAGCTTATCACTGGGTGAGCGAACTATATAACATAAGTCCTTTCGATAGAGTCCTTCACAGGCAGCTTCACAATGAAGGTTTAAATATTCAACATGGGATTTACTATTTTGATGATAGTTATCCTGATACGCATTTGTTTTTAGATGGGGAATATTTAAGACGTACTTATGATTTAGATTTGCTTCTAATTCATCCTATGGGACTGGATTATGTTGGACATAATTACGGATCAAGCTCTAAAGAATACGAAAAGAAGCTTGTTGAAATGGATTGTATCTTAGCTAATCTCATACCGATTTGGTTAAAAGATAATTATTCAATAATAATAACTTCAGATCATGGAATGAGCGAAGCAGGTAATCATGGAGGCAACTGCGATATACTTAGAGATTTACCTTTATTTGTATTTGATGACACAATAGATTTTAAGGAAGAAGAATTTTCACAGCTTATAATGGCACCATTGGTTTGCAAAATCCTTGGAATAAACAAATCAGATTTTATGAAGCGTGAATTTAACTAA
- a CDS encoding MCP four helix bundle domain-containing protein: protein MKLLRNMQVKSKLILSFLIVVILIALVGGVGTITSKKIEENAEEMYASNLNSVKLILSLKGNLKEIKGDLLTIINSDDKVEIEAVEKNINDSVDEDDAYIADFDKLFKNSKEDGWEDFKSDLASYRSARKGIVDAVDSNNQNEAKKQYLEVESATEKMFDSLDKVVKTNSHEAELADESNRLTYAKSNKIMIVLNIVGIALAIGLGIVISRDITKPLSKVKVFAEKLSNYDFSSSINFTRRDEFGQVAAALNTAQKNVNQLIKTIIDNSHNINASSQELFAAVEEITAQVEDINGVIRNITDEMEGVGATSEEISASIEEVDSGINELASKAIEGSNNSNELKEKAIKIKDSSQKAIKATEELYIQKQEKMLKAIEAGNVVSNIKIMADTIANIADNTNLLALNAAIEAARAGEQGKGFAVVAEEVRKLSEQSAEAVTSIQDTILKVHEAFKSSIDNGKDLLEFIDKDVNAQLRAYEETGNNYYNDSDFISKMSEEISSMSEEITASISQINEAMQNMTDIDQKSIERMETIRESIEQTTDAIEQIDLTAKGQAELTEKLNEIILKFKV from the coding sequence ATGAAGTTACTAAGAAATATGCAAGTAAAATCCAAATTGATATTATCATTTCTGATTGTAGTTATATTGATTGCCTTGGTAGGTGGAGTTGGAACAATAACATCAAAAAAAATAGAAGAAAATGCAGAAGAAATGTATGCATCAAATCTTAATAGCGTTAAGTTGATTCTATCATTAAAAGGAAACCTTAAAGAAATAAAAGGAGATCTTTTAACTATTATTAATTCAGATGATAAAGTAGAAATAGAAGCAGTAGAAAAAAATATTAACGATTCTGTGGATGAAGATGACGCATATATAGCGGATTTTGATAAATTATTTAAAAACTCAAAAGAAGATGGATGGGAAGATTTCAAATCTGATTTAGCTTCATATAGAAGTGCAAGAAAAGGCATAGTTGATGCAGTCGATTCGAATAACCAAAATGAAGCTAAAAAACAATATTTGGAGGTGGAATCAGCAACTGAAAAGATGTTTGATAGTCTTGATAAAGTAGTAAAAACAAATTCGCATGAGGCAGAATTAGCAGATGAGTCAAATAGATTGACATATGCGAAATCAAATAAGATTATGATTGTATTAAATATTGTAGGGATAGCATTAGCTATTGGACTTGGAATAGTAATTTCAAGAGATATAACAAAGCCATTAAGTAAAGTAAAAGTTTTTGCTGAAAAGTTATCTAATTATGATTTCTCATCTTCAATCAATTTCACGAGAAGAGATGAATTTGGACAAGTAGCAGCTGCGTTAAATACAGCTCAAAAAAATGTAAACCAGTTGATTAAAACAATAATTGATAATTCCCATAATATAAATGCCTCAAGCCAGGAATTATTTGCAGCAGTTGAAGAAATAACAGCACAAGTTGAAGATATAAACGGAGTAATAAGAAATATTACAGATGAAATGGAAGGCGTTGGAGCAACTTCAGAAGAAATAAGTGCATCTATCGAAGAGGTAGATTCAGGAATTAATGAACTTGCGAGTAAAGCTATTGAAGGAAGTAATAATTCAAATGAATTAAAGGAAAAGGCTATAAAAATTAAAGATAGCAGTCAAAAGGCTATTAAAGCAACAGAAGAATTATATATTCAAAAGCAGGAAAAAATGCTAAAAGCTATAGAAGCTGGTAATGTAGTGAGTAATATTAAAATCATGGCAGATACTATAGCCAATATTGCAGATAATACAAATTTACTTGCATTAAATGCAGCAATAGAAGCGGCAAGAGCAGGAGAACAAGGAAAAGGCTTTGCAGTTGTAGCAGAAGAGGTTAGAAAACTTTCAGAGCAGTCAGCAGAGGCAGTAACATCAATTCAAGATACTATCTTAAAAGTTCATGAAGCATTTAAAAGCAGCATAGATAATGGCAAGGATTTACTTGAATTTATAGATAAAGATGTAAATGCACAGCTTAGAGCTTATGAAGAAACAGGAAATAATTATTATAATGATTCTGACTTTATAAGCAAAATGTCTGAGGAAATTTCATCTATGTCAGAAGAAATAACTGCTTCAATAAGTCAAATAAACGAAGCTATGCAGAATATGACAGATATAGATCAAAAGTCAATTGAACGAATGGAAACAATAAGGGAAAGCATAGAACAAACTACTGATGCTATAGAACAAATAGATTTGACAGCTAAAGGTCAAGCAGAACTTACAGAAAAACTTAATGAAATAATACTAAAATTCAAGGTTTAA
- a CDS encoding HD domain-containing phosphohydrolase, with product MRKAKSCLNFFEKFLDEHEIDANSLALKITFSYTLILTLWILFYNSIMTSSFYNTSLTLTISIVKSLIFVLISSAINFKLLKIIFTRLIASKNEIQLSNVLLSAVLESSEEIMFFSLDTNYRYTAFNNIYKEAISNLYHKTIEKNMNILDVIEYDENQQNLKENFNRILNGENFTTVEEYTTNKCSSLYWQVYYSPLISNNGKTIGLTSFALNITTLKKAENQNIFLSYHDELTGLYNRRFFEEKLKEIDTENNYPISIIISDVNGLKFTNDIFGHTAGDKLIKTFAEILQKFCRQDDIVARIGGDEFYILLPKTDSMQAKQIIDRIKNSILDLHVEKSILSVSFGFSTKYTSNESLEKTSNKADDTMYSQKLLDRDIFESKLIKHLDSILYDKNLVKHFHGQEVSLLCKKIGMALGLTQDEIQKLELAGLLHDIGKVAIDYKILLKHDGLTASELSEIKRHSEIGYKVLNYLNKYKGISEYVLYHHERIDGAGYPKGLKGDKIPLFSRIIHIADAYHSMTTNSTYRNALDIDAAIRELKVNAGSQFDAHISKIFVTKVLGENW from the coding sequence ATGAGAAAAGCAAAAAGTTGTTTAAATTTTTTTGAAAAATTTCTTGATGAACATGAAATTGATGCCAATAGTTTGGCTTTAAAAATAACATTTAGCTACACTTTAATATTAACATTATGGATATTATTCTATAATAGTATAATGACATCATCCTTTTATAATACTTCACTGACTTTAACTATAAGTATTGTTAAGAGCTTAATCTTTGTGCTTATAAGTTCTGCAATAAATTTCAAACTACTTAAAATTATTTTTACTAGGTTAATAGCCTCAAAAAATGAAATCCAGCTATCAAATGTATTGTTATCAGCAGTTTTAGAAAGTTCAGAAGAAATTATGTTTTTTTCCTTAGATACAAACTATCGTTATACAGCCTTTAATAATATATACAAAGAAGCTATTTCTAATCTATATCATAAAACTATAGAGAAAAACATGAACATATTAGATGTTATTGAATATGATGAAAATCAGCAAAATTTAAAAGAGAATTTCAATAGAATTCTTAATGGTGAAAACTTCACTACTGTGGAGGAATATACTACTAATAAATGTTCAAGTTTATATTGGCAAGTCTATTACTCTCCACTAATCTCGAATAATGGAAAAACAATCGGATTAACCTCATTTGCTCTCAATATTACAACATTAAAAAAAGCCGAGAATCAAAACATCTTTTTAAGTTATCACGATGAATTAACTGGACTTTATAATAGAAGATTTTTTGAAGAAAAATTAAAAGAAATAGACACTGAAAATAATTATCCAATTTCTATCATCATATCTGATGTAAATGGTCTAAAATTTACCAATGATATATTTGGACATACAGCTGGAGATAAACTTATAAAAACTTTTGCAGAAATCCTACAAAAGTTTTGCAGACAAGATGACATTGTTGCCAGAATTGGTGGGGATGAATTTTATATATTACTTCCTAAAACTGATTCTATGCAAGCAAAACAAATTATTGATAGGATAAAAAATTCCATATTAGATCTTCACGTTGAGAAAAGTATTTTATCAGTTTCTTTTGGCTTTTCGACTAAATATACTTCCAATGAATCTCTCGAAAAAACATCCAATAAAGCTGATGATACTATGTATAGCCAAAAACTTCTTGATAGAGATATTTTTGAATCCAAACTTATAAAGCACTTAGACTCAATTCTATATGATAAAAATTTAGTAAAGCATTTTCATGGACAAGAGGTAAGCCTGCTCTGCAAAAAAATAGGTATGGCATTAGGCTTAACTCAAGATGAAATACAAAAACTCGAATTAGCCGGCTTATTGCATGACATCGGAAAGGTTGCTATTGACTACAAAATTTTGTTAAAACATGATGGCCTCACTGCAAGTGAATTAAGCGAAATTAAACGTCATTCTGAAATAGGCTATAAAGTTCTTAATTACTTAAATAAATATAAAGGTATATCTGAATATGTATTATATCACCATGAAAGAATTGATGGTGCCGGATATCCAAAGGGTTTAAAAGGAGATAAAATCCCTCTTTTTTCAAGGATTATACATATAGCTGATGCTTACCACTCTATGACTACTAATAGTACATATAGAAATGCTTTAGATATTGATGCTGCTATAAGAGAATTGAAGGTAAATGCAGGCAGTCAATTTGATGCGCACATTTCAAAAATTTTTGTAACAAAAGTTTTAGGTGAAAATTGGTGA
- a CDS encoding cyclopropane-fatty-acyl-phospholipid synthase family protein: MIIDKVFYKTMFKNLFSDTFELKLWDGSSEVYGKGEAQFKIIFNEPIPKADIIKDPSLTFGEAYMTNKIDIEGSVQKVIESLYNNKESFLRNSDKYSSLLKIATNNIKNSKKNIEFHYDIGNDFYKLWLDDTMTYSCGYFKSKDDSLIQAQKNKVEHILKKLNLKEGETLLDIGCGWGELITSAAKKYKVKAMGITLSAEQLEKVKERIKNEGLEDLVEVQLVDYRELKNRTFDKVVSVGMLEHVGQDHLAEYFVSVNNLLNDKGVSLLHCITSTEIGGNNTWINKYIFPGGYIPAVKELVNCMSDVGFSLNDAENLRLHYGRTLEHWAENFENALPEIRKTKDETFIRMWRLYLNACAASFNSGNISIHQFLFNKGVNNELPWTRDYMYK; the protein is encoded by the coding sequence ATGATAATTGACAAGGTATTTTATAAGACGATGTTCAAGAACCTATTTTCAGATACTTTTGAACTGAAACTGTGGGATGGAAGTTCAGAAGTTTATGGTAAAGGGGAAGCTCAATTTAAAATAATATTCAATGAGCCTATTCCTAAAGCAGATATTATTAAGGACCCTTCCTTAACTTTTGGTGAAGCTTATATGACCAATAAGATAGATATTGAAGGAAGTGTTCAAAAGGTTATAGAATCCTTATACAATAATAAAGAAAGCTTTTTAAGAAATAGTGATAAATATTCAAGTTTACTTAAGATAGCTACAAATAACATTAAAAATAGTAAGAAGAACATTGAATTTCATTACGATATAGGAAATGATTTCTACAAGTTATGGTTAGATGATACTATGACCTATTCTTGCGGTTATTTTAAATCTAAAGATGATTCTTTAATTCAGGCACAAAAGAATAAAGTAGAGCATATTCTTAAGAAGCTAAATTTAAAAGAAGGAGAAACTTTACTTGATATAGGTTGTGGATGGGGTGAGCTTATTACCTCAGCAGCAAAAAAATATAAAGTTAAGGCTATGGGAATAACTTTAAGTGCTGAACAATTAGAAAAAGTTAAAGAAAGAATAAAAAATGAAGGATTAGAAGATCTAGTTGAAGTTCAACTTGTGGATTACAGGGAACTAAAGAATAGAACTTTCGATAAAGTAGTTAGTGTAGGAATGCTTGAACATGTTGGACAAGACCACCTTGCAGAGTATTTTGTATCTGTAAATAATTTATTAAATGATAAGGGTGTATCTTTACTTCATTGTATAACATCCACAGAGATTGGCGGAAATAATACATGGATTAATAAGTACATATTCCCAGGTGGATATATACCAGCAGTTAAAGAATTAGTTAACTGTATGTCCGATGTAGGATTTAGTTTAAATGATGCAGAAAACTTAAGACTTCATTATGGAAGAACTTTAGAGCATTGGGCAGAAAATTTTGAAAATGCATTGCCTGAAATAAGAAAAACTAAAGATGAAACTTTTATAAGAATGTGGAGACTATATTTAAATGCCTGCGCAGCATCTTTTAATAGTGGAAATATAAGCATTCATCAATTTTTATTTAATAAAGGCGTAAACAATGAATTACCATGGACTAGAGATTATATGTATAAATAA